Proteins from one Acidiphilium multivorum AIU301 genomic window:
- a CDS encoding branched-chain amino acid ABC transporter substrate-binding protein, translating to MIRKMGIGLAAAVALAAPYGIAHAASGPIKIGVQAPITGTYADEGQGIEKAVKLLADQQNAKGGLLGRKIEVKVCDDEGKASQAAICARQLVNDGVIAVIGSYTSGAALAAEPIYARSNVIQTSDGTSNKLLSRGYKTWFGNAAPNSAEAKFTAKYLIDVRHFKRIAVLTDHSSFATGLADAVIKNIKADHGKVIDKAFITAGSQNFTPVLTKLKALKPDAIYFSGYYSDGGLIKAQMAQLGITATFVGGDANQNVAFGKIAGSAAKGAIIVNVPGPEQLPYPTAKAFVAAYKAKYHQSPPSVFTLTNADGMRAVMQAIEQTRSVKPAKLEHYLHTMKSFDGLTGQFRWNDKGERVGSPFTAFEVQADGSYKIVYPAPKAG from the coding sequence ATGATTCGTAAGATGGGGATCGGGCTCGCGGCGGCCGTTGCTCTGGCGGCGCCGTATGGCATTGCCCACGCGGCCTCCGGGCCGATCAAGATCGGCGTGCAGGCGCCCATCACCGGCACCTATGCCGATGAGGGCCAGGGCATCGAGAAGGCCGTGAAGCTGCTCGCCGACCAGCAGAACGCCAAGGGCGGCCTGCTGGGCCGCAAGATCGAGGTCAAGGTCTGCGACGACGAGGGCAAGGCCTCCCAGGCCGCCATCTGCGCGCGCCAGCTCGTGAATGACGGCGTGATCGCCGTGATCGGCTCCTACACCAGCGGCGCGGCACTCGCGGCCGAGCCGATCTATGCGCGCTCGAACGTCATCCAGACCTCGGACGGCACCAGCAACAAGCTGCTCTCGCGCGGCTACAAGACCTGGTTCGGCAACGCGGCGCCGAACAGCGCGGAGGCGAAGTTCACCGCGAAATACCTGATCGATGTCCGCCACTTCAAGCGCATCGCCGTGCTGACCGACCATTCGAGCTTCGCCACCGGCCTCGCCGATGCGGTCATCAAGAACATCAAGGCCGACCATGGCAAGGTGATCGACAAGGCCTTCATCACCGCCGGCTCGCAGAACTTCACCCCGGTGCTGACCAAGCTGAAGGCGCTGAAGCCGGATGCGATCTATTTCTCGGGCTACTATTCGGATGGCGGCCTGATCAAGGCGCAGATGGCCCAGCTCGGCATCACCGCGACCTTCGTCGGCGGCGACGCCAACCAGAACGTCGCCTTCGGCAAGATCGCCGGCTCCGCGGCGAAGGGCGCCATCATCGTCAACGTGCCCGGTCCGGAACAGCTCCCCTACCCCACCGCCAAGGCCTTCGTCGCCGCCTACAAGGCGAAATATCACCAGAGCCCGCCCTCGGTCTTCACCCTCACCAACGCCGACGGCATGCGCGCGGTGATGCAGGCGATCGAGCAGACCAGGAGCGTCAAGCCGGCGAAGCTCGAGCACTACCTGCACACGATGAAGAGCTTCGACGGCCTGACCGGCCAGTTCCGCTGGAACGACAAGGGCGAGCGCGTCGGCAGCCCGTTCACCGCCTTCGAGGTGCAGGCCGACGGCAGCTACAAGATCGTCTATCCGGCGCCCAAGGCCGGCTGA
- a CDS encoding branched-chain amino acid ABC transporter permease: MGTFIQQVFNGLTVGGIYALIALGYTMVYGVMRLINFAHGDLCILGAFIGLTFLTSLGGAGHPGAALLILAFVAAIVVVAVAGVVLELAAYRPLRKADRLAAVVSALGASLLIENGIMLIWSPQVSVFPSGLLPTTTYHIAGASISFVQVMIIIVSFLLMAALYLFVNHTRFGTAIRAAAIDQDAARLMGINVNRVIASVFIIGPALGAVGGLFIGVYYREVYFTMGWTYGLYAFIAAILGGIGNIPGAMLGGILLGLFNAFAAGYISSSWQDAITFALLIGILLVRPSGLLGERVAEKV; the protein is encoded by the coding sequence ATGGGAACGTTCATCCAGCAGGTCTTCAACGGCCTGACGGTCGGAGGCATCTACGCGCTCATCGCGCTGGGCTACACGATGGTTTATGGCGTGATGCGCCTGATCAACTTCGCCCACGGCGATCTCTGCATCCTCGGCGCCTTCATCGGCCTCACCTTCCTCACCTCGCTCGGCGGTGCCGGCCATCCCGGCGCCGCCCTGCTGATCCTCGCCTTCGTCGCGGCGATCGTGGTGGTGGCGGTGGCCGGCGTCGTGCTCGAACTCGCCGCCTACCGGCCGCTGCGCAAGGCGGATCGCCTCGCCGCCGTGGTCTCGGCACTTGGCGCGTCATTGCTGATCGAGAACGGAATCATGCTGATCTGGAGCCCCCAGGTCAGCGTGTTCCCCTCGGGCCTGCTGCCGACGACGACCTATCACATCGCCGGCGCCTCGATCAGCTTCGTGCAGGTGATGATCATCATCGTCTCCTTCCTGCTGATGGCGGCGCTCTACCTGTTCGTGAACCACACCCGCTTCGGCACCGCGATCCGCGCCGCGGCGATCGACCAGGACGCCGCGCGGCTGATGGGCATCAACGTCAACCGAGTGATCGCCAGCGTCTTCATCATCGGCCCGGCGCTCGGCGCGGTCGGCGGGCTATTCATCGGCGTCTATTACCGCGAAGTCTATTTCACCATGGGCTGGACCTACGGGCTCTACGCCTTCATCGCCGCCATCCTTGGCGGCATCGGCAACATTCCGGGGGCGATGCTCGGCGGCATCCTGCTCGGCCTCTTCAACGCCTTCGCCGCCGGCTACATCTCCAGCTCATGGCAGGACGCGATCACCTTCGCGCTGCTGATCGGAATCCTGCTGGTCCGGCCTTCGGGACTCCTGGGCGAACGCGTCGCGGAGAAGGTGTGA
- a CDS encoding SOS response-associated peptidase has protein sequence MCGRYASFLSPDAIARLFHTAGALPNVAPSWNVAPSQQAMVVRRQPETGEPHLDLLTWGLVPHWTKDLRAARRPINARAETVATSPMFRDAFARRRALIPAQAFYEWQRTENGAKQPYAIARRDGEALAFAGLWEGWRSSEGEVLRSFAIVVTAANATMAPIHDRMPVIVEPPDWPLWLGETEGDAAALLHPAAEDTLLVWPVSTRVNQPANNAADLLAPLPAA, from the coding sequence ATGTGCGGACGCTACGCCAGTTTCCTGTCCCCCGACGCGATCGCCAGGCTGTTTCACACCGCCGGCGCGCTGCCCAATGTCGCCCCGTCCTGGAACGTCGCGCCGAGCCAGCAGGCGATGGTGGTGCGCCGGCAGCCGGAAACCGGTGAGCCGCATCTCGATCTGCTGACCTGGGGCCTGGTGCCGCACTGGACCAAGGATCTACGAGCGGCGCGGCGGCCGATCAACGCGCGAGCGGAGACGGTAGCGACCTCGCCGATGTTCCGCGATGCCTTCGCTCGCCGCCGGGCGCTGATCCCGGCGCAGGCGTTCTACGAATGGCAGCGCACCGAGAACGGAGCCAAGCAGCCCTACGCGATTGCGCGGCGTGACGGCGAGGCGCTGGCCTTTGCCGGTCTCTGGGAAGGCTGGCGCAGCTCCGAGGGCGAGGTGCTGCGCAGCTTCGCCATCGTCGTCACCGCCGCGAACGCGACCATGGCGCCCATCCATGACCGCATGCCGGTGATTGTCGAACCACCCGACTGGCCGCTATGGCTCGGCGAGACCGAGGGCGATGCCGCCGCGCTGCTGCACCCGGCGGCCGAGGACACGCTGCTTGTCTGGCCGGTGAGCACGCGGGTCAACCAGCCAGCCAACAACGCTGCCGACCTGCTCGCCCCGCTTCCGGCCGCCTGA